A genomic segment from Homo sapiens chromosome Y, GRCh38.p14 Primary Assembly encodes:
- the CRLF2 gene encoding cytokine receptor-like factor 2 isoform 2 (isoform 2 is encoded by transcript variant 2), with protein sequence MVYYLKPSSPKHVRFSWHQDAVTVTCSDLSYGDLLYEVQYRSPFDTEWQSKQENTCNVTIEGLDAEKCYSFWVRVKAMEDVYGPDTYPSDWSEVTCWQRGEIRDACAETPTPPKPKLSKFILISSLAILLMVSLLLLSLWKLWRVKKFLIPSVPDPKSIFPGLFEIHQGNFQEWITDTQNVAHLHKMAGAEQESGPEEPLVVQLAKTEAESPRMLDPQTEEKEASGGSLQLPHQPLQGGDVVTIGGFTFVMNDRSYVAL encoded by the exons ATGGTTTATTACC TGAAACCCAGTTCCCCGAAGCACGTGAGATTTTCGTGGCATCAGGATGCAGTGACGGTGACGTGTTCTGACCTGTCCTACGGGGATCTCCTCTATGAGGTTCAGTACCGGAGCCCCTTCGACACCGAGTGGCAG TCCAAACAGGAAAATACCTGCAACGTCACCATAGAAGGCTTGGATGCCGAGAAGTGTTACTCTTTCTGGGTCAGGGTGAAGGCTATGGAGGATGTATATGGGCCAGACACATACCCAAGCGACTGGTCAGAGGTGACATGCTGGCAGAGAGGCGAGATTCGGG atGCCTGTGCAGAGACACCAACGCCTCCCAAACCAAAGCtgtccaaatttattttaatttccagcCTGGCCATCCTTCTGATGGTGTCTCTCCTCCTTCTGTCTTTATGGAAATTATGGAG AGTGAAGAAGTTTCTCATTCCCAGCGTGCCAGACCCGAAATCCATCTTCCCCGGGCTCTTTGAGATACACCAAGGGAACTTCCAG GAGTGGATCACAGACACCCAGAACGTGGCCCACCTCCACAAGATGGCAGGTGCAGAGCAAGAAAGTGGCCCCGAGGAGCCCCTGGTAGTCCAGTTGGCCAAGACTGAAGCCGAGTCTCCCAGGATGCTGGACCCACAGACCGAGGAGAAAGAGGCCTCTGGGGGATCCCTCCAGCTTCCCCACCAGCCCCTCCAAGGCGGTGATGTGGTCACAATCGGGGGCTTCACCTTTGTGATGAATGACCGCTCCTACGTGGCGTTGTGA